The Branchiostoma lanceolatum isolate klBraLanc5 chromosome 17, klBraLanc5.hap2, whole genome shotgun sequence genome contains the following window.
aatcaatcaatcaatcaagcttGAGTCTAACATCTTTCTTGTTCAAACTCTCTGGTCACAGAGAAAGCAGCAAAGGCACTAGAAATTACGAAATGTGACTTTTTCATGTTCAAACGCTCAAGAAACTCCTTTCATACGtctaaatgaaaacaaaagtaacaaacaaacaagccaagTCTATCAGGTTACAATACAAAAGTAGCAAAACAATACGACCCCCTCCTAACGTTGTAAGTAAACAAGTAGAGCAGACTCACTTGATGCGATGTTTGATGTGAAATACTTCAGCATCATGTGTTGACATCGAGGTATTCTCCACAGTGCATACACTAAACCATTTAGCCCTATGATTACTGGAACAGGGCATAAGAAACATAAATGATCTTGTCATATCAAATTAGCATACAGACCTGTCAAATCATCAACAAAATTACATCTAAAAACTGCAGTAAATTCCAGTAGACATCAGTAAAAATCAAGAGGAAGCTTAAAACTATCAAAAGTAACTTACAAATTATAGACAATCCTGTAGATtcaaaaaataatttcatcaggttggatattggagattctttttacacagtaAATCTCATCTGCtgacgtttgggattgtgtacTCGCCGCAAAAGCGTCACCTACTTCGgatacttatagcggcgagaagcagtactccagtcagaagctctgaagaaggtgtctgacagacaccgaaacgtcagcaggtgagatttactggttgtgtagaaagaatctccaatatccaatCCTGTAGATTGTTCGACAAATACTGTGTTTTATCAACCCTACCTGAAACAACTTTCTGCCCTTCTGTTAAGTTTTGCCAAAACTTGTTAATCTGTAAGAAAAGAGAGGGAAACAGGTGAAACACACTTCATACAAAGGCATACTTCAAATATACTGTAAGGaaaacatgtttgtgtttctagCATACTGATCTCCCATGGTTGTGCTCTGAAAAAACATTCACACATAATTACCCCTTTGCCCTTCAGTTAAATTTTCCCATGACTTGTTGGTCTGTGCAAACAAGAAGACATATCTATAACAGTCATTTCAGTCTCACACACCTAACCTCATGTGTTATAAAATTAACCAGTGAAGAGGCCTTGGCAACATTTGAAAACTAGTTCTGCATGACAAAGTACATAAAAATTGttacagttatttacatactaCGTACATTATACTACAATAGCTCTTGATACAAAGTGATGCAATCCCACACACTAGCTAGCTTTCCTACCTCCCTTCTCCACTGCCCAGCTTTAGGCGGATGTATTCTGTCCCTGAAGAAATCCCCGTCAATTCCGATCAGGCGACGGGTGAGCACGCGGAGATTCTCATACTGCCAGATGGACGCTCCCACAAAACTCACCCCACTGAACTGACAAGGGGAGGAACACAAGCAGTAATGGTCAATATAACAAAACTGTGATACTTCAACTAAGCTGTTGCCCAGCATCTTCCTTTATTAAAGTTCTGCTGCTAATAATCGACAAAACTTGATAGAAGTCAAATCACTGttgcgtgtacatgtacagctagTTTCGCATTGGTCGAGGAAAAACTTCTTTGTAACTTGTCATCAATTCAAAGTAATGTATCTACTACCATAAATTGAAATTTGTATTACAGCCCTTGCATGTGACATTTATATTTCTTAAGGCCTTACCACACACTAGAAAGAAAAGACTACTTAAGTATTACGATGACTTGCACTTTATAGATAAGTCTACTGTCTGATctatattacaaatatcattatgtTATCAATTCTTCATGCATATACTGACCCCTATAGCAAAGCAGAAAGGTTTAAACAGTCTCCTAAATGAGACTGTCTGTAACGTCTGATAGTCGAGCTCAGGAGAGATTCCACTCTTCTGTAGGTTCTGCTGCTGTTCCGCATGTTTGTCACTGAAACTGTCTGTTTCCTTCTTCTGCTGGGACTTGAGATGAGGCGAGTCTTCTTTCTTAGGCGCTCTTCTGAACCCAAGCTGTTGCTGAAGACTTAATCTGTAAGATACAAGAGATTcttgattttgtattttggtAGAATAACTTAAGAACTGTCagtatctgtgtagccggtataactgccattcagtgtaacacaccagcttctgtatctatatgaGTGTATAGCCggaataagcccattcgcggttccgactacgcatgtgccgtgtcaaaggtaaaggtccccgagacgtaaacagaACCCGTCTttaaggtagcgtgcgtagtccagtggttagcgatcttgcctctggaactagaagcccggggttcgatcccggctgtgtcgctcacccgacatgcacgctaccggaaaagatcgcagtccttaggacgggacgttaagccgtggtccactgttcattgtgcttgtcgaaaagagctaggggaaattccccggtacactgaacctgtaaatactgtacatagcgtctgtctcctctgtcacgaccagtggaagagtagctcatctgttcattgagttcatttgagctaaactggttcgagattcctttccttttttttcctttgtctggacgttgttatgcaaatctagacaggAGCCTTAACCTtagacactgcacatgcgtaatcAAAACCGCGAATGGGCTTAATTATGAGGTAACCGGCACTAACCTCCCTTCACATAACACACCACACTGGCACGCaatgtggcagcagctggttatattacactgaacgacctgtctcACCTAACCTTTGGACATTTACCTGTATtaaagcgttgtttaaagctagcTAGATCTAGATTCTAAATTAGTAAATGTATCATGATCTGATGACCAGCAAAATCTTAGTCAAATTTGATACCTCTTTTTTGAGGCAACTGCATTCAACTTGAAGATACTAATATCATAAGTATACTTATGGACTCACAATATAATATCATAAGAGTACGTCAGATGTTGGCCAAATACATACGTTTGTTATGTTACGTCATGTTGTTGCACAActttcatcataattttttccacccccctccccagaaaACCACATCTCTATTTGGGACCttagaaaaaacaacatcaattctACGTCCCCAAAAGGCTTCAACACAGAGATATTCCTTTGTAACAGCCTATAGAAGAGTATAGGAAAGTGTTTAACGTTTTACCTGTTCTTAGGCCCGAGAAACCCGCGTACTGCCTTCCTAAACATCGCGGACAGCCAACATCAGCCGGACATGTGAGGTCACCGAACCCGCCGCGAGGCATAGTGGGAAATAGGCCCAACCAACGCGGGCGGAGGGGTGAAAGATAAAACTCtaaaaaacataatttcaacaacaaaaacaacttttgatgaatacattttaaagtattactttttttacaaattatAAATACTGTAATTATAAGGAAAATGGCATATAGAGTTGAGTAGTAGTTAATGTTTCCCCTTTATAACATAGTGGACTAGTCCAAGTTCTCCAGGACCTGTCATGGCGGACGCCACGAATACGAGAAGTCTCAGCGCGATGGTCAGTCCGAAAGTCCTGAGTTCGAAGCTCGGCGAGTGGGATCGGAAGCAGGCGCCGACGGCCCATCTCACGGAGCGCCAGCGGGACAGTTTCATGGACCTGACGTCGCACGCGCAGAGCCGCCCGCTGCCCATAGAGGTACGGTTTACACGTAGGCAACTCCGGGTCCTAGAAACCTGTTCGACTGAAGTGAAAACAACATATTATCTGATCACTGGTTGGGTGAAATTAGATGACAGACCTTGAAGGGAGGCCCCAAAGACCAGATTTGCCGTTTTGCCTGTGTTCGGTATTTCTCAACTAACATGATGTCTTTTTGTTGTAGGCAACTCGGGATAGAACACTCATAGAAATCTGTTCGACTGAGTTCCACGAAAACCACATAATTTATCTGATTACGGGTTGAGTAAAATTGGACAAGGAACCTTCAGTTGAAAGGATACTCTGATGACCAGATTTTCCATTTTTCTCTCATATATTATAAGATCTACTCTAGTCTAGTGTTGGGTTTTGCTTGTTGTCTTTCTCTTGTTGTTACTCCGGAACCATACAGGCCCCAAAATTGTAGACGTCGTTGGAGATAATTATTGGTCAAGGATATCGGGTTTGTTGATATGACAGCAGTACAGAATCATCTGTATGGTTTGCCCAAGGGAGACGCAAGACCAAAACCGAAATCTCAAAACGCTTGTTTACTGATgatatgcatgtacagtatttgacaTTTCAGGCTGAATTAGTGGATTTCTACTAAATACTGAAATAACATTAATTTGTTAATCAGAATAAAGTGAAAtggtgaaatagataaatgaagtaAATGTAGATGTGAACAGGACCACCAGATCCAGACACATTAACATATCTCCTTCTCTATGCActactgtcatcatcatcatcattgttaccccccagataaccccgcgaggggcaaagtacgactcaacggtgggagccgatacaaccgtgccaggcagggcgtttCATTGTGGGATGGTGCAGGGGAAGAgcgagtgtttgtatgtgtctgtccgggcgttgagagtttggaatttaagatggtgactaccccgggtgcgcccctgagctagTTTAAGTAGACTACATATCCCAGGCTACGCACCAGGACTGTGTAGTTTCCATGTATAGTTTTAACGTTGACATTAATGCTTCTTATATTCCCAGCTGCCGCTGGATGATGGAGGCTATGTCCAGAGGACGGCCCTACAAGGCCTTGGAGCCAGGCTAGGTACAGGGGGGGAAGACGCCGTCCTGAAGGGCTTCTCCTCACTACagatggaggaggagaagaTAGAAAATGCACAGAAGGTACTCACTCGAACCAAGGAGGCTAAGATATATATTCTAACCCCCTTGCTTGTATTGTTTAAAAGTTGGTAGCCCCTTAGTACCTCTGTTATAACAGCTGCTGTTTCAAACAGTGAAAAAGTTGCGTTTAAATCAAAATCTGCCTTGaattgaaaaacaattaaagTATTGATAATATGAATAAGTCtcactttttttctgtccttGCCAGTTCTTCTCCTGGTTCAACAAAGTGGAGTCGatgatagaagaagaagaggagtcaTGTTACAGGTCAGTAGTTGctttgcatacatgtagatacataccATTCTACAGAGAAAGGCAGATAGCATGCAGTTGCAGGGATGTTCCCCGCCGAGCATCAATCAGCAACCTTATAGTTATAGAGTGGTCATGACGAACAGCAGGCCAGCTTACCAGACTAGTGGAGCACCGTCAGAGTTGGAAGCCTTTTGTAGAACGTTTTGCTGCCCCTATGGCTGATCAGATATGGGACTGATGCTACATGAAAGAATATAGATTGTTGTATATACTTTTTTGCGTTTGAAGACAAACCTTCCTGTGTTCCTTAAGGTTCCCGGCAGAACGTCTTAAGCAGCACAGACAGGAGTGTGACAATGTTCTTGAAGACGTGAACTCGGCCCTGGACCACCTGCAGGAGCTACAGAAACactcaaactaattacaaaccTTCCTGTGTTTCTTAAGGTTCCCGGCAGAACGCCTTAAGCAGCACAGACAGGAGTGTGATGAGGTTCTTGAAGACGTTAACTCGGCCCTGGACCACCTGCAGGAGCTACAGAAACACTCAGACTAACCCTCCAACCTTCCTGTGTTCCTTAAGGTTCCCAGCAGAACGTCTTAAGCAGCACAGACAGGAGTGTGACAATGTTCTTGAAGACGTGAACTCGGCCCTGGACCACCTGCAGGAGCTACAGAAACACTCAAACTAATTATAAACCTTCCTGTGTTCCTTAAGGTTTCCAGCAGAACGTCTTAAGCAGCACCGACAGGAGTGTGATGATGTTCTTGAGGACGTGAACTTAGCCCTGGACCACCTGCAGGAACTACAGAAACAGTACATCTTCGTGTCCACTAAGACTAACGCCCTGCATGAGGCCTGCGAACACCTGCTGCAGGAACAGGTGTGTTTCTTAGTCACAGTTCACATAACTGTATAATTTGTACTTTGCTTTTACTGAATTTGGAAATATGAGTTTAAGTGGGATGATATGTATCTAAAACGTACCACACAGAACTTCTGTACTTTGTTCTAGATGAATTTAAAACAAGgcctatctaccactcaaaaatcatgaccatggcatgtccagaacaagaaATACCAGAActggatgttctgctgcagtaccttagaaagccacttggaggcccattatcaatGAGACTGCTGTTTTTTAAGCAATATTACAATGATTTACAGACAATGTAACATATTTCATAACTTATGAACAACACAAAATACAACTGAAGACTTACTTCAATTGTTACAAGACGCTCTTTGTCTTAAACACATTATATGTTATTATAAAACCTGTGTTTTTCTAGACCAAGCTGGTGAATGCAGCAGAGAGCATCAACAATAAGTTATCCTACTTCACAGAGCTGGAGAGAATAAgcacagtaaggaaacttgtcTTTTATATTAGACTTTTAGAGAAGTTCTTTGTCTATAGGATTTTATGAAACAGTTTATATTATAAAGGGAATGTACACTAAATATATTAAGTGCTTGAAGTACCCACCCGCAACCTTGCTGGTGTTTCCAGACAAATTTTCAAGATTAGCAGTAATGATGtaaacaacttgcaattttgaagGCTCATAATGGGAGGATTGCCTCTGTCAGTATTATGCAGCTGAACTGCTAGTAAGAATGTCTCATCCTGTGATCACATGTGCCTTTCTTTCTCCGTCCCTTGCAGAAGCTGAACTCCCCGGCCATGTCCGTGACAAGTGACTCTTTTGTCCCCATGCTGTCCAGGATAGACGAATGTGTGGCCTACATCAACAGTCATGTAAGTAGGCTAGCAGTGGAGTACTGTACTGTTTGAATGGTAAGATATCAGAATAGATGATTGTGTGGCCTACATCAACAGTCATGTAAGTAGGCTAGCAGTGGAGTACTGTACTGTTTGAATGGTAAGATATCAGAATAGATGATTGTGTGGCCTACATCAGCAGTCATGTAAGTAGGCTAGAAGTGGAGTACTGTACTGTTTAATGGTTAAGATATCAGAACAGACAAATGTGTGGCCTACATCAACAGTCATGTAAGCTGCAATGGGGATTTTGATCCCTCACTTAAGAACTTGTCTGAAAACATACATTAAAAAGCTGTATGCTGAAgaccagttacatgtatgtagctatTTTATGTTTAAGCTTAGATATCAACGATCTGAAaattgtctactattgtctcaaccgcaaacttaaaaccaccgcaaacactccatcgtttccctaccacgaaattaaaaccacgcgaacttgaatacATTAACAGTATCATCTTTGTCATTATGACAGGCAATCCAATGCTTAACAGTTGTACAACCACGGCTAGATCAGTATTCTGACAACTGGTGTAACTGACTTATTGTTTTCCTGCAGCCTGACTTTGCAGAGTGTGATGTTTACCTGGCCAGGTTCAGACAGTGTCTGTCCAAGGCTCTCAACCTCATCAAGACGTACGTGGTGAACCTGTTACAGCAGGCCTCACAACAGGTGCAACCCAAGGGCAAGGTAAGGGTCTGGGAGGAACATCTTAAAGATGCAGTCAAAGTTGTcttaagacttttttttttaggaTTGTCGACAAGGCTATGGCAAAACTTACAATTGGCAAAGATTTCTCACAACTTAGTATGTATAAATAAGAATATAGTGTAGATGGATTATGAAAAATCAAGGCTATCGAGCCAGTCTCTGAATACTGTGGCTTTTTTAGTATGTCAAGAATCACGCTTAATTCCAAGCATCTTGCAGCTATTGTTCACTTTACCATGGTCATAAGAAACTATGAAAATCCATCGATAATCACTTAGATATTGTAAATACTAAACTACAGCTATTGTTAATTTTTCCATGATCATAAGAAACTATGAAAGTCTGTCTATGATCGCTTAGATAGTGTAAATACTCAAATTAatactgtattttttcttctgtgtcCCAGGATGCCCAGGGTCCATCTGACAACGCCTTCACACTTTATTATGGCAAGTTCAGAACCAACGCTCCAAGGGTCAAGGTAAGTTTGATCTCAGTTTTTTGTACGTAAGAATCATATGaataatatgaaaaaaagaagcaaaGGCACCATCACAGGGCAATACATAGTTTTAGGTGGGAGGAAGTGTTGTGTAAAAACgttgctttgacattttttcctGGTGAGCATTTGATGCTTGCTTGTTTGACCTCCTACGAGTCctaaatgtatgtttttgacCAGCATGACGATTTTCAGAAATTAAACAACTTGTGTTCTTCAGCTGCTGATGGAGCAGATAGAAGAGAGAATAGACAGGAGTCCTGAGTGAGTAGTGAATTCTGTATTTTCTGTTCCTAGGACATGATGTGTGTCACCAGTAATTCTTATATAATGAATATCTGTGAGTTAATATCAACCTCTGACATAAcctgaatagttttatcaggtaaCTTGGTCAATCGTAGGGTATTGCAGTccttttgtacacaaccatgtAGTAAAATGTCATTTGCAGGGGAAATGTTAGACTTAACTTAGAGTATATGTCTGGTTGTGTAGATGTTGAAGTGTGCAAGAAAactcagggctgtctctagcttcgAATTTGTTTTCTGTCCCACTTATTTATTTGGAGctaatgttttgtatttttgctgttaaattcatcattttaggcttacaagatacattttcatcaatttcatgtcataaagttcagattttgggatggAAAGGGTGACATTTTTTCCGTCCTaataagcaaatttccatcccgggCTGGAGGGAcgggttctggagacagccttaCAACAACCTATGATCAGATTCAGAGTTTATTGTTGATTCTCATGTTTCCTTCAATAATTAAAGTCTTTGTTTGCTAGAGAGCAACTCTGTGATATTTCATagcatttgtttttttttgtccttcTTGTGCAGGTACCAGCAGCTGCTGAACGACTGTCACCAGTGTTACTTCAACCAGCGGCAGCTCCTCCTAGGGCCCAGCGTGACAACTGCAGTCACAGAGATGGCAGGGCACCATATCAGGGACCACTGTGCTCTGGTAGGGAAATGCTATATCCTAAACCTTCACTTAAACTTGACATCTTGAAAGTTGTAGCAgatttgtatgtatgtcatcACTTGAAAAGGCGGTTACACTCAGTGATACagatgcaacaacaacaacaatctttattgacattgAATGGTCAAtccttattgacacaacaaaagtgcagcgactttcgtaaggttttCATACATGCACACCAAAGAAACAGTGCCATGGCCTAGGGGATAGAGTGTTCAACTTGCATTCAGAATGTAGCTTGGTCATTCCAAagacatgaacatgtacattgtctttCAACACTGGCCATTTTAAATGTGGAAAGTCGTTTACCTAGATACAGAATAGACACTGACTGTATCTTGAACATTTCAGGCCAAACGTTTTTGACAGTGCATGTATGCTTTCAAGACTAGCTCatatactagactaagtattgTTTTGTCCCTAAAATCTTGTtgtatcttgtttgtttgtttgtttgtttgaacctttgtttattcatgataagctcaaatcggcacgcaggccgctttttattgaggtcatgagggaagaggtaagggtcagatacaatatagcagagatacacagtcatttgagtcctaataactctatcaatatatatcattacatattcatggtacaacaatatacaattgccaCAGGTGCGAAGCGGCTGTGCCTTCATGGTGCACGTGTGTCAGGACGAGCATCAGCTGTTTGCTCACTTCTTCAGCAGGAAAACACCAAAACTAGAGTAAGTATGGCACGTTTCCGGGCGGAAACCTATGTTTGAGTGACAGCTCTGGTCCTAATTTCAGGAGCTTTTTCCTTCACTACCATTTCACAGTCCTTTTCCTAGTACCGAGCTGAAGACCCAATGCCAGCCAGGGCATTTAGTGCCATCTACAGCATCAACTGATTAGTGTATGTTTTAGTTTCTTGGCGGAAATCTACATTTGAGTGACAACTCATGGCCAAATTTCGGCAGCACTTTCCTTCATATCCGTCACCTTTGACAGTCCTTTTCCTACTGGTAGTGCCAAGCTAAAGACTAAATGTCAGGGCACTTTTACCAGGTGGTGTTAAGTGCATATTTTAGGAATCTATGTAGTATTGCCTGACTTTTGAGTCAAAAGCATAGCTCTGATTTAACCTTTagagattatacatgtataacctctTCAGAGTATTGGCTTAAACTGAAATGTTCTGCAGATTATACAGTATAATGCTACATTATATAAATGACACCCTTGAGTTGCATTTGGTACATACATTTAATGATTAAAAGTCCCCACATCCACCACGAGGAAGCTTTGTTTATGTCTAGGATGAATCTTTAGGGGAAACTTTCTGTGTGAAGGAAAATAGACCATCTTCAAGCTGATGTTACATTTTAGGTGGCATAGAATCAGTATAATAGTATCTTTCATTTTCGAGGAATGTGATTTTGAATTCCAgcaatgttttctttgtagaagaGATCTTTTGAGTGACTAGGGGGTTCCTCAAGGCACCATACTGGTACCATTACACTTGACTAACTATATAATGTgtttctctctccctccagtGTTCTTCTAGAAGGCCTTTGCAATAGTCTGTACGACGTCCTCAGGCCACTCATCATCCACATCCAGCATCTAGAGACCCTGTCTGAGCTCTGCAGTATACTCAGGGTGAGTGGAGAGGGTGTGGTCTTGTGACTTTACCTTTAAATTAGTTGTTATAAGCCATGCCATTGGAATTTTTGGATGTTCATCATTTGTCTGTGTATGTGCACTGTTAACATGCAACATCTAGAAACCCTGTCTGAGCTTTGCAGTATACTCAGGGTGAGGAAAGTgttatcttatacatgtatcattaataTAATGGACAACTTTATATGTTCTAATTGTTTTACAGCTTCATAATGACAACAGCAAATGAAAGGCTTACACATGCTAATAACTCCTTGCTATATAATGTGTTTTGTAGAATAGTTTTATGTCCATTGATTGTTTTTTTGTCCTCTGATATTTCAGGTTGAAATGCTGGAggaacatgtacaaaataaccGTAAGTACAGTCATTTATTGCAGTCTACATTTTAGTTAAAGATGGGTGTTAGTGTGTTTTTATGGTTAAGTCTGCCTACTCTGATTAGCTTGTTCTGTTAGCGGATGAGCTAGGTGCCTTTGAGACGGTAGCGCTGCAGTTGTTGGATAAGGAGGAAAGGAGTAAGGAGGCAAAGTCTGCTACGTCTCCTAATCTTGTTTCaaatgttgattttgttgttcCGTTAGCGGATGAGCTGAGGGCATTTGAGACAGTAGCCCTACAGATGTTGGAAGATGTTCAGGAGCGGTTGGTGTACCGAGCGCACATTTACATCCAGACGGACATACAGAGTTACAACCCGGCACTCGGTGACCTCGCTTACCCCGACAAACTGGAGATGATGGAGGTGGGACcatgtttggaaaaaaatcaaacaaaaatgaaagaaatggtCATGACATTTCTGAAAAGACTGGTTGTAATACATGCATTACACTGATATGAAAGATAgtataatttgaaaaaaaggcattACAAAAATGTTTTCTAACTGCTCAAAGCAGTAAGCAACAATCATAGGAGTTTGAATATGTTTTACAAAAGGACTGGAAATGATTTTGCAATATTAGTTATTGTTATCGTCTGTGGTTTCACTTTTGTGGAGTACAGAAACAACAAGACAAGTAAAAATTGTATCACAAATGAAGATTTATCATAAAAGTACCTTCACTAAAAATACTTACTTTTAACTTActtattatgtatgtatgtacttttAACCCCAACACAATAGGCtgatggatgatgatgattaaagtAATTTTAGAGACTTTtagcatcttttgttgtttcCACTGTACAGAGAATAGCACAGAGTCTGAAGGAGGAGGAGGCCCAGAGGAGAAGTGAGA
Protein-coding sequences here:
- the LOC136422945 gene encoding presenilin-associated rhomboid-like protein, mitochondrial isoform X2, with product MFRKAVRGFLGPKNRLSLQQQLGFRRAPKKEDSPHLKSQQKKETDSFSDKHAEQQQNLQKSGISPELDYQTLQTVSFRRLFKPFCFAIGFSGVSFVGASIWQYENLRVLTRRLIGIDGDFFRDRIHPPKAGQWRREINKFWQNLTEGQKVVSVIIGLNGLVYALWRIPRCQHMMLKYFTSNIASTAICLPMVLSTFSHYSFIHYAVNMYVLWSFSTSAVAILGKEQFTAFYLTAGVVSNLASYAAKVGFQRFGPSLGASGAIMGVLGLVCTQVPEAQLAIVFFPFVTFTAGSAIKVIMGLDAAGVLMGWKFFDHAAHLGGALCGIWYMLYGHKQIWQNREPIMRAWHKLRDPQQPPPK
- the LOC136422866 gene encoding conserved oligomeric Golgi complex subunit 3-like → MADATNTRSLSAMVSPKVLSSKLGEWDRKQAPTAHLTERQRDSFMDLTSHAQSRPLPIELPLDDGGYVQRTALQGLGARLGTGGEDAVLKGFSSLQMEEEKIENAQKFFSWFNKVESMIEEEEESCYRFPAERLKQHRQECDDVLEDVNLALDHLQELQKQYIFVSTKTNALHEACEHLLQEQTKLVNAAESINNKLSYFTELERISTKLNSPAMSVTSDSFVPMLSRIDECVAYINSHPDFAECDVYLARFRQCLSKALNLIKTYVVNLLQQASQQVQPKGKDAQGPSDNAFTLYYGKFRTNAPRVKLLMEQIEERIDRSPEYQQLLNDCHQCYFNQRQLLLGPSVTTAVTEMAGHHIRDHCALVRSGCAFMVHVCQDEHQLFAHFFSRKTPKLDVLLEGLCNSLYDVLRPLIIHIQHLETLSELCSILRVEMLEEHVQNNPDELRAFETVALQMLEDVQERLVYRAHIYIQTDIQSYNPALGDLAYPDKLEMMERIAQSLKEEEAQRRSETGSVSSTSSGRDQDAFTDVPLANDAQNQAHTNGQVKTEESIELPAKPRSDLDMANHNVSLSPADIHGMWYPTVRRTLVCLSKLYRCVDRTIFQGLSQEALAACVQSLIVASVSIAKLKTDMDGELFLIKHLLILREQITPFHAEFAIKEMALDFSTVKSAAFGLLHNRSKLFTFSTNNALLEFLLQGAPQVVEHYVDSKREVDRQLKRTCEEFIQHVVKGFVSPLTDFINKANVIVNMNKEDSGPKVSLRQQPFAGAETVHELVTKTYKNIKGQLPIILKSMALYLANKDTEFILFKPIKMNVQTSFQQLHDIVVENYPEDDQQIISCPSPDQVHLLMAVPS